The following coding sequences lie in one Rutidosis leptorrhynchoides isolate AG116_Rl617_1_P2 chromosome 4, CSIRO_AGI_Rlap_v1, whole genome shotgun sequence genomic window:
- the LOC139843837 gene encoding putative calcium-transporting ATPase 11, plasma membrane-type isoform X3, with the protein MESYLKQNFDVEPKNPTEEALKKWRSAVWLVKNPRRRFRMVADLAKRAAAEKKRKKIQKIRIALYVQKAALQFIDAANRTERELSAEVVQAGYDIEPEDLAYIVRSHNNKTYDFHGGLQGLARKIKVSLRDGVLSGDLSKRQQIFGCNRFVEKPQRPLWMFIWDALQDMTLIILMVCAVISVGVGIATEGWPKGMYDGLGIILCILLVVVVTAVSDYKQSLQFADLDKEKKNIIIQVTRDGTRKKVSIYDLVVGDVVHLSIGDQVPADGIFIDGYSLSIDESSLSGESEPVNVDKKRPFLLSGTKVQDGSGKMLVTSVGMKTEWGRLMVTLSEGGDDETPLQVKLNGVATVIGKIGLAFAVLTFVVLTARFIVMKLVNNDLSNWYMSDGLELLNYFAIAVTILVVAVPEGLPLAVTLSLAFAMKKLMNDRALVRHLSACETMGSATCICTDKTGTLTTNHMVVTRLWVAGEPKDIKSVKSSISEKVLTVLLQSVFLNTSSEVVKGESGKTNIIGSPTETALLEFGLLFQSNHNDISKTVKIIKVAPFNSVKKKMSVLVALPNGKLRAFCKGASEIILNVCDKIVNGDGETVELSDKQRKAITDVINNFACEALRTICLAFKDIETGSSSDEIPENGYAIIAVVGIKDPVRPGVKEAVKTCLDAGIMVRMVTGDNIHTAKAIAKECGILTPGGLAIEGPEFREKTPEQLKEIIPRLQVMARSLPLDKHKLVTFLRNEFKEVVAVTGDGTNDAPALHEADIGLAMGIAGTEVAKENADVVIMDDNFKTIVYVARWGRSVYINIQKFVQFQLTVNVVALMTNFVSACTSGSAPLTAVQLLWVNMIMDTLGALALATEPPHDGLMKRPPIGRDVNFITKIMWRNIIGQSIYQLVVLGILQYDGKNILSLNGPDSTVVLNTMIFNTFVFCQVFNEINSRDMEKINVVSGIFVSWVFVLVMVCTVTFQVIIVELLGTFASTVPLSWELWLISVVLGAISLPVGAALKCIPIESSMHIGAVKQHDGYEPLPRGPDMA; encoded by the exons ATGGAGAGCTATTTGAAGCAAAACTTTGATGTTGAGCCTAAAAATCCAACCGAAGAAGCCTTGAAGAAATGGAGATCGGCGGTGTGGCTGGTGAAGAATCCGCGTCGGAGGTTTCGTATGGTAGCGGACCTTGCCAAACGAGCTGCCGCAGAAAAGAAACGAAAGAAGATTCAG AAGATACGGATCGCGCTATACGTACAAAAGGCAGCATTGCAATTTATTGATG CTGCAAACAGAACCGAGCGTGAGCTATCTGCAGAAGTCGTTCAAGCAGGTTACGACATTGAACCTGAAGATCTCGCGTACATAGTTCGGTCCCATAACAACAAAACTTATGATTTCCATGGTGGACTACAAGGGCTTGCAAGAAAAATCAAAGTTTCATTAAGAGATGGTGTCCTTTCGGGCGATTTATCAAAAAGACAACAAATTTTTGGTTGTAATCGGTTCGTTGAAAAGCCTCAAAGGCCTTTGTGGATGTTTATATGGGACGCGTTGCAGGATATGACTTTGATAATACTTATGGTTTGTGCTGTTATTTCGGTTGGTGTTGGGATTGCAACCGAAGGTTGGCCAAAAGGTATGTATGATGGTTTGGGGATTATTCTTTGCATATTGTTGGTTGTGGTGGTTACGGCGGTTAGTGATTATAAACAATCGCTACAATTTGCTGATTTAGATAAAGAAAAAAAGAATATTATTATTCAGGTGACACGAGACGGGACTAGGAAAAAGGTGTCGATTTATGATTTGGTAGTTGGTGACGTTGTTCACTTGTCGATTGGTGATCAAGTGCCCGCAGACGGGATTTTTATCGATGGGTATAGTTTGTCTATCGATGAGTCAAGTTTATCGGGTGAAAGTGAACCAGTCAACGTTGACAAAAAAAGACCGTTTCTTTTATCGGGTACTAAAGTTCAAGATGGGTCGGGTAAAATGTTGGTGACATCGGTAGGTATGAAAACCGAATGGGGTAGATTAATGGTGACATTGAGTGAAGGTGGGGACGATGAGACTCCGTTACAAGTCAAACTAAATGGAGTCGCTACGGTTATTGGAAAAATCGGTTTAGCTTTTGCAGTGTTGACTTTTGTAGTGTTGACTGCTCGTTTTATAGTTATGAAACTTGTAAACAATGATTTGAGTAATTGGTATATGAGCGATGGGTTGGAGCTTTTGAATTATTTCGCTATTGCGGTTACTATACTTGTCGTTGCGGTACCCGAAGGTCTACCTTTAGCTGTAACGTTAAGTTTAGCGTTTGCTATGAAGAAATTAATGAACGATCGGGCTCTTGTTAGACATCTTTCAGCGTGCGAAACAATGGGTTCGGCTACTTGTATTTGCACTGATAAAACGGGCACATTGACCACAAATCATATGGTCGTGACCCGTTTATGGGTTGCAGGTGAACCCAAAGATATTAAAAGTGTCAAATCTTCGATATCGGAAAAAGTTTTGACTGTTCTTTTGCAGTCTGTGTTTTTAAATACGAGTTCCGAGGTAGTAAAAGGTGAAAGCGGTAAAACTAATATAATCGGTTCGCCAACTGAGACTGCATTGTTAGAGTTTGGGTTACTTTTTCAGAGTAATCATAATGATATTTCTAAAACTGTGAAAATTATCAAAGTTGCACCGTTTAATTCGGTGAAAAAAAAGATGTCGGTACTAGTTGCACTTCCTAATGGTAAGTTGCGCGCGTTTTGCAAAGGTGCGTCCGAAATTATACTAAACGTTTGCGATAAAATTGTTAATGGAGATGGAGAGACAGTTGAGTTATCAGATAAACAAAGAAAAGCTATAACAGATGTGATTAACAATTTTGCGTGTGAAGCTTTAAGAACAATTTGTTTGGCTTTTAAAGATATCGAAACTGGTTCAAGCAGTGATGAAATTCCAGAAAATGGTTACGCGATTATTGCAGTCGTCGGGATTAAAGATCCAGTAAGACCAGGAGTCAAAGAGGCGGTCAAAACTTGTTTGGATGCGGGGATTATGGTTCGTATGGTGACTGGTGACAATATTCATACGGCTAAAGCCATTGCTAAAGAATGTGGTATTTTGACACCTGGCGGTTTGGCTATTGAAGGACCCGAGTTTCGTGAAAAAACTCCCGAACAGTTGAAAGAAATTATACCAAGACTTCAGGTGATGGCTAGATCACTGCCACTTGATAAACATAAACTGGTTACGTTTTTGAGGAACGAATTTAAGGAAGTTGTCGCTGTTACTGGTGATGGGACTAATGATGCGCCTGCATTGCATGAAGCCGATATTGGACTCGCTATGGGTATAGCTGGAACTGAG GTTGCAAAAGAAAATGCTGATGTAGTGATTATGGATGACAATTTCAAGACAATAGTTTATGTGGCTAGATGGGGTAGATCAGTTTACATCAACATCCAAAAGTTTGTGCAGTTTCAGTTGACAGTTAATGTGGTTGCCCTCATGACAAATTTTGTTTCGGCCTGCACATCAG GATCTGCTCCTCTTACTGCTGTCCAATTGCTTTGGGTGAACATGATTATGGACACACTTGGTGCTTTAGCTTTGGCTACAGAACCACCTCATGACGGTTTAATGAAAAGACCGCCTATTGGAAGAGACGTTAACTTTATAACGAAGATTATGTGGCGAAACATCATTGGTCAAAGCATTTATCAGTTGGTTGTACTCGGTATCCTACAATATGATGGGAAAAACATTCTGAGTCTAAATGGTCCAGATTCTACTGTTGTTCTTAATACGATGATCTTTAATACGTTCGTTTTTTGCCAG GTATTTAACGAAATAAACAGTCGTGACATGGAGAAGATAAATGTCGTAAGCGGAATATTTGTAAGTTGGGTGTTCGTGTTAGTCATGGTCTGTACTGTGACTTTTCAAGTTATCATAGTTGAATTGTTGGGGACATTTGCGTCTACAGTGCCGTTAAGTTGGGAGTTGTGGCTCATTAGTGTTGTACTGGGAGCCATTAGCTTGCCTGTTGGAGCCGCATTGAAGTGCATCCCGATTGAGTCTTCCATGCACATTGGTGCGGTCAAACAGCATGATGGCTACGAACCACTCCCCAGGGGTCCAGATATGGCTTGA